The Anaerosoma tenue genome has a window encoding:
- a CDS encoding heparinase II/III family protein, with protein MIPRPAYILHRLRELPLRVVCAKALKRLGAASRDSEQRRADANATTYAAKAPEGPLARLLVSVPSRVSGTEWLEPVCEEYMAHRFDVLGSGWTHVRHGMRCRGLEGVVFQQGAPLVAARSGSWLTGRVTAANLEESRRIWALVSEVHEPIDWYLDIKSGYRWDEGTWYRDIVAAPDRGADIKVPWELARCHHLPQMALLAAWSDAGERDDLAREFRDQVLDFIATNPPRFGVNWACAMDVGIRITNWLMAYELFRAAGMEFDDGFEDVFERSVLEHGRHVRGNLEGDDEFRGNHYLADLVGLLFCAAYLPRTGETGEWWAFASAAVLVEIEAQFHDEGTSFEASTGYHRLAAEMAVWAIALIVRIEGTEAVPSATVARLERMAEFVRDSAMACGCDPQIGDADSGRLLKMGVRYRWDTLGEAKARYENLRGMDGEPDSRYWLEEQRDHRHVIAAVAGLVARHDLAEREDRWVDRHLVVSLAGGRLDPVAERDVAGQVRIGDRADFDRAVQVCEDLGAGRRVVQRFSLGTEHASPFPSLCGYPAFGLYVFRGDRAYCAVRCGAVGQGGRGGHAHNDQLGIVLEVDGRLEASDPGSYVYTPLPERRNRYRSVHAHNAPRIAGREPASLDFDVFRLDDPAARCVYFGDQGFAGYHDGYGVRVWRLVEFDEGQVVVTDWAEDSGVELLPPDTQATPSFSPGYGWRESDERGAQ; from the coding sequence GTGATCCCACGTCCCGCCTACATCCTGCATCGTCTGCGCGAGTTGCCGCTCAGGGTGGTGTGCGCGAAGGCGCTCAAGCGCCTAGGCGCCGCCAGTCGTGACAGTGAGCAGCGACGGGCGGACGCGAACGCGACAACGTACGCAGCGAAGGCACCCGAAGGGCCGCTCGCTCGGTTGCTGGTATCAGTACCCTCGCGCGTGTCGGGGACTGAGTGGCTCGAGCCGGTCTGTGAGGAGTACATGGCGCACCGTTTCGACGTGCTCGGCTCCGGCTGGACGCACGTGCGCCACGGCATGCGATGCCGCGGGCTCGAGGGCGTGGTGTTCCAGCAGGGAGCACCTCTGGTGGCCGCTCGCTCCGGCTCATGGCTGACTGGGCGAGTCACGGCGGCGAACCTGGAGGAAAGCAGGCGGATATGGGCGCTCGTAAGCGAGGTTCACGAGCCCATCGACTGGTACCTCGACATCAAGTCCGGCTACCGATGGGACGAGGGCACCTGGTACCGTGACATCGTGGCGGCGCCCGATCGCGGTGCCGATATCAAGGTGCCGTGGGAGCTGGCACGCTGCCATCACCTCCCACAGATGGCGCTGCTGGCCGCGTGGTCCGATGCTGGAGAGCGCGACGACCTTGCCCGTGAGTTTCGTGATCAGGTGCTCGACTTCATCGCAACGAACCCGCCCCGGTTCGGCGTGAACTGGGCGTGCGCAATGGACGTGGGTATCCGAATAACGAACTGGCTCATGGCATACGAGCTCTTCCGGGCTGCGGGCATGGAGTTCGACGACGGGTTCGAGGACGTCTTCGAGCGCTCGGTTCTAGAACACGGGCGGCATGTCCGGGGGAACCTGGAAGGCGATGATGAGTTCCGCGGCAATCACTATCTCGCTGACCTCGTCGGCTTGCTGTTCTGTGCGGCATATCTGCCGCGAACCGGAGAGACTGGTGAGTGGTGGGCGTTCGCGTCCGCTGCCGTGCTCGTTGAGATCGAAGCTCAGTTTCACGATGAAGGGACGAGCTTCGAGGCATCCACGGGCTACCATCGCCTTGCAGCCGAGATGGCGGTCTGGGCGATCGCGCTCATCGTGAGGATCGAAGGGACGGAGGCTGTGCCCTCTGCGACGGTGGCCCGTCTGGAACGCATGGCGGAGTTCGTGCGCGATAGCGCGATGGCGTGCGGGTGCGATCCACAGATCGGGGATGCCGATAGTGGCCGACTGCTCAAGATGGGTGTGCGATATCGGTGGGACACGCTCGGAGAAGCGAAGGCGCGCTATGAGAACCTGCGTGGCATGGACGGTGAGCCCGACTCGCGCTACTGGCTTGAAGAGCAGCGCGACCATCGGCACGTGATTGCGGCGGTCGCGGGCCTAGTGGCGCGCCACGACCTCGCGGAGCGTGAGGACCGGTGGGTCGACCGGCATCTTGTGGTGAGCTTGGCAGGGGGGCGGCTGGACCCTGTGGCGGAGCGGGACGTGGCTGGGCAGGTACGCATCGGTGACCGAGCCGATTTTGATCGCGCGGTGCAGGTGTGCGAGGACCTTGGTGCGGGAAGGCGTGTGGTACAGCGTTTCTCTCTCGGCACGGAGCATGCCTCACCGTTTCCGAGTCTTTGTGGCTATCCGGCGTTCGGTCTGTACGTCTTCCGGGGTGATCGCGCATACTGTGCGGTGCGGTGCGGGGCGGTAGGTCAGGGTGGCCGCGGTGGACATGCGCACAACGATCAACTCGGTATCGTGCTCGAGGTCGACGGGCGTCTCGAGGCGAGCGATCCGGGCAGCTACGTCTACACGCCGCTACCTGAGCGACGTAATCGGTATCGGTCCGTACACGCGCACAACGCGCCGCGCATTGCCGGTCGCGAGCCCGCGTCGCTGGACTTCGACGTCTTCCGTCTGGACGATCCGGCGGCGCGGTGCGTCTACTTCGGGGACCAGGGGTTCGCTGGGTATCACGACGGCTATGGGGTGCGGGTCTGGCGACTTGTAGAGTTCGACGAAGGTCAGGTCGTGGTGACCGACTGGGCTGAGGATTCAGGCGTCGAGTTGCTGCCTCCGGATACGCAGGCAACTCCGTCGTTCTCGCCGGGCTACGGTTGGCGCGAGAGCGATGAGCGTGGTGCGCAGTGA